The following are from one region of the Magallana gigas chromosome 6, xbMagGiga1.1, whole genome shotgun sequence genome:
- the LOC105342947 gene encoding sodium/potassium/calcium exchanger 2 isoform X2, producing MNLDIIMKRRARKLRLCILVSGLLSCYFGSFLVYNRDAIFDMAKTGDFHHLEGIELGSHSGQRHLLTTNSTTEDEALYPEDAFTEDQLKSGAVILHVIGMIYMFIALAIVCDEFFVPSLGVIITRYGISEDVAGATFMAAGGSAPEFFTSLIGVFLAKSNVGVGTIVGSAVFNILFVIGMCALVSKDVLQLTWWPLFRDVSFYSIDLILLIVFFITDEKIYWYEALVLFFMYIFYVIFMKFNHRIERWVKSKLPKKKTKVGSSSQIEEKPERVLSMPILHSGGNHFRPGILELIIHHIDPLHKDSKPHNKAMHLHAIATLKVIIGTTHTDDPNTIQVDKDNNTIQANGKDPMANGKAIDQNNTGNSDGDKVVLTVDGTAKQSTDTASGSGDNSHEVELEEEEEPLDLSWPSGWRSRISYIILAPLVFPMWITLPDVRRQDKKKWYWGSFFGSIVWIAIFSYLLNWWTNTVGTTIGLTDEIMGLTILAAGTSIPDLITSVIVAKKGFGDMAVSSSVGSNIFDITVGLPIPWLLYWAVFQEPISVDSAGMVCSIFLLFIMLMAVIITIAVNKWRMNKLLGLIMLFLYLVFEVLSVLLALKIIICPVEV from the exons ATGAATTTAGACATTATTATGAAGCGGCGAGCCCGCAAGCTGCGGCTGTGCATTTTGGTATCTGGACTTCTCAGCTGTTACTTTGGCAGTTTTCTAGTATATAACAGAGATGCCATATTTGATATGGCAAAAACTGGTGACTTCCATCATCTAGAGGGGATAGAACTGGGCAGCCACAGTGGACAAAGACATCTCCTGACCACCAATTCCACTACAGAGGATGAAGCCCTGTACCCTGAGGATGCCTTCACCGAGGATCAGTTAAAGTCTGGAGCTGTGATCTTACATGTGATTGGAATGATCTACATGTTTATAGCGTTAGCCATTGTCTGTGATGAATTCTTTGTGCCCTCTTTAGGAGTCATTATTACTCGCTATGGAATTTCGGAGGATGTGGCCGGTGCCACCTTCATGGCTGCAGGGGGCAGTGCTCCTGAATTCTTTACCAGTCTTATAGGAGTGTTTTTAGCAAAAAGTAATGTAGGAGTGGGAACCATTGTGGGATCTgctgtttttaatatattgtttGTCATTGGAATGTGTGCTCTGGTCAGCAAAGATGTTCTTCAACTAACTTGGTGGCCACTCTTCAGGGACGTGTCGTTTTACAGCATTGACCTTATACTGTTAATCGTGTTTTTCATCACAGACGAAAAAATTTACTGGTATGAAGCACTGGTcttgttttttatgtatatattttacgttatatttatgaaatttaacCACAGAATAGAGAGATGGGTGAAATCCAAGTTACCGAAGAAGAAAACCAAAGTAGGAAGTTCTAGTCAAATTGAAGAG aaacCAGAACGAGTTTTAAGTATGCCAATTTTACACTCTGGAGGCAACCACTTTAGGCCAGGCATATTGGAACTAATTATTCATCATATAGATCCCCTGCATAAAGACA GTAAACCTCACAACAAGGCTATGCACCTGCATGCCATTGCCACCTTAAAGGTCATCATAGGAACTACCCACACAGATGACCCAAATACCATTCAGGTAGACAAGGACAATAACACCATACAAGCTAATGGCAAAGACCCAATGGCCAATGGCAAAGCCATAGATCAGAACAATACAGGCAACAGTGATGGGGACAAAGTGGTGCTGACAGTTGATGGAACAGCTAAACAAAGTACTGATACTGCATCAGGCTCCGGCGATAATTCACACGAAGTGGAG ttggaggaggaggaggaaccTTTAGACCTGAGCTGGCCCTCGGGATGGAGAAGTCGGATCTCCTACATCATCCTGGCTCCTCTCGTGTTCCCCATGTGGATTACTCTACCTGATGTCCGGAGACAG GATAAGAAAAAATGGTATTGGGGGTCCTTCTTTGGGAGCATTGTGTGGATTGCCATTTTCTCCTACTTACTGAATTGGTGGACAAACACTGTGGGAACAACTATTGGATTAACGGATGAG ATCATGGGACTGACCATTTTGGCAGCTGGAACCAGTATCCCTGACCTAATTACAAGCGTGATTGTTGCCAAGAAAGGCTTTGGGGACATGGCCGTTTCCAGCTCTGTGGGAAGCAATATCTTTGACATCACTGTTGG CCTTCCTATCCCGTGGTTGCTGTATTGGGCCGTCTTTCAGGAGCCGATCAGTGTAGACAGTGCTGGGATGGTGTGCTCCATTTTCTTACTGTTCATAATGTTGATGGCGGTCATCATTACCATTGCGGTCAATAAATGGCGAATGAACAAGCTGTTGGGCCTCATTATGCTGTTCCTGTATTTGGTGTTTGAAGTCTTAAGTGTCTTGCTGGCACTGAAAATTATCATTTGCCCTGTGGAAGTTTGA
- the LOC105342947 gene encoding sodium/potassium/calcium exchanger 2 isoform X1 gives MNLDIIMKRRARKLRLCILVSGLLSCYFGSFLVYNRDAIFDMAKTGDFHHLEGIELGSHSGQRHLLTTNSTTEDEALYPEDAFTEDQLKSGAVILHVIGMIYMFIALAIVCDEFFVPSLGVIITRYGISEDVAGATFMAAGGSAPEFFTSLIGVFLAKSNVGVGTIVGSAVFNILFVIGMCALVSKDVLQLTWWPLFRDVSFYSIDLILLIVFFITDEKIYWYEALVLFFMYIFYVIFMKFNHRIERWVKSKLPKKKTKVGSSSQIEEKPERVLSMPILHSGGNHFRPGILELIIHHIDPLHKDSKPHNKAMHLHAIATLKVIIGTTHTDDPNTIQVDKDNNTIQANGKDPMANGKAIDQNNTGNSDGDKVVLTVDGTAKQSTDTASGSGDNSHEVEQLEEEEEPLDLSWPSGWRSRISYIILAPLVFPMWITLPDVRRQDKKKWYWGSFFGSIVWIAIFSYLLNWWTNTVGTTIGLTDEIMGLTILAAGTSIPDLITSVIVAKKGFGDMAVSSSVGSNIFDITVGLPIPWLLYWAVFQEPISVDSAGMVCSIFLLFIMLMAVIITIAVNKWRMNKLLGLIMLFLYLVFEVLSVLLALKIIICPVEV, from the exons ATGAATTTAGACATTATTATGAAGCGGCGAGCCCGCAAGCTGCGGCTGTGCATTTTGGTATCTGGACTTCTCAGCTGTTACTTTGGCAGTTTTCTAGTATATAACAGAGATGCCATATTTGATATGGCAAAAACTGGTGACTTCCATCATCTAGAGGGGATAGAACTGGGCAGCCACAGTGGACAAAGACATCTCCTGACCACCAATTCCACTACAGAGGATGAAGCCCTGTACCCTGAGGATGCCTTCACCGAGGATCAGTTAAAGTCTGGAGCTGTGATCTTACATGTGATTGGAATGATCTACATGTTTATAGCGTTAGCCATTGTCTGTGATGAATTCTTTGTGCCCTCTTTAGGAGTCATTATTACTCGCTATGGAATTTCGGAGGATGTGGCCGGTGCCACCTTCATGGCTGCAGGGGGCAGTGCTCCTGAATTCTTTACCAGTCTTATAGGAGTGTTTTTAGCAAAAAGTAATGTAGGAGTGGGAACCATTGTGGGATCTgctgtttttaatatattgtttGTCATTGGAATGTGTGCTCTGGTCAGCAAAGATGTTCTTCAACTAACTTGGTGGCCACTCTTCAGGGACGTGTCGTTTTACAGCATTGACCTTATACTGTTAATCGTGTTTTTCATCACAGACGAAAAAATTTACTGGTATGAAGCACTGGTcttgttttttatgtatatattttacgttatatttatgaaatttaacCACAGAATAGAGAGATGGGTGAAATCCAAGTTACCGAAGAAGAAAACCAAAGTAGGAAGTTCTAGTCAAATTGAAGAG aaacCAGAACGAGTTTTAAGTATGCCAATTTTACACTCTGGAGGCAACCACTTTAGGCCAGGCATATTGGAACTAATTATTCATCATATAGATCCCCTGCATAAAGACA GTAAACCTCACAACAAGGCTATGCACCTGCATGCCATTGCCACCTTAAAGGTCATCATAGGAACTACCCACACAGATGACCCAAATACCATTCAGGTAGACAAGGACAATAACACCATACAAGCTAATGGCAAAGACCCAATGGCCAATGGCAAAGCCATAGATCAGAACAATACAGGCAACAGTGATGGGGACAAAGTGGTGCTGACAGTTGATGGAACAGCTAAACAAAGTACTGATACTGCATCAGGCTCCGGCGATAATTCACACGAAGTGGAG CAGttggaggaggaggaggaaccTTTAGACCTGAGCTGGCCCTCGGGATGGAGAAGTCGGATCTCCTACATCATCCTGGCTCCTCTCGTGTTCCCCATGTGGATTACTCTACCTGATGTCCGGAGACAG GATAAGAAAAAATGGTATTGGGGGTCCTTCTTTGGGAGCATTGTGTGGATTGCCATTTTCTCCTACTTACTGAATTGGTGGACAAACACTGTGGGAACAACTATTGGATTAACGGATGAG ATCATGGGACTGACCATTTTGGCAGCTGGAACCAGTATCCCTGACCTAATTACAAGCGTGATTGTTGCCAAGAAAGGCTTTGGGGACATGGCCGTTTCCAGCTCTGTGGGAAGCAATATCTTTGACATCACTGTTGG CCTTCCTATCCCGTGGTTGCTGTATTGGGCCGTCTTTCAGGAGCCGATCAGTGTAGACAGTGCTGGGATGGTGTGCTCCATTTTCTTACTGTTCATAATGTTGATGGCGGTCATCATTACCATTGCGGTCAATAAATGGCGAATGAACAAGCTGTTGGGCCTCATTATGCTGTTCCTGTATTTGGTGTTTGAAGTCTTAAGTGTCTTGCTGGCACTGAAAATTATCATTTGCCCTGTGGAAGTTTGA